The Anaerolineales bacterium genomic sequence ATAAACTCCCAGGACAGATTTGCGGCCAGCGCAGGCAGGGGCATGCCAAAGGTTCGATCCTTAAACCCCCGATTGATGATCAAGATGTAGGTCAACGTCCACAGGATTCCCGATCCGATTTGGATGAGCCCCGCCAGTTCAGTTGAAATCGGCACTCCTCACTGTCTCCTCGATGTCTGCCGCTCGACGGCATTGAGCCGTCGGAAGCCAATCGTCCAGCCTGACTGGACTGGATCCCGGTATTCTTTCATAGTACTACCCACCTTCATTTCCGCTCGACTCTCCGACCCCGGGTCAGCCCGGCCGAATCTCGGACGTGGCAATCTCGAGCGAAGTCGAAGGACGAGTGACTCATCGGACAGCTTTTGGTAATTACATGAAAACCAAGCCGATAATATTGACGAGGAAATGCACCAGCATCGGCAGATAGAGAGATTGGCTGCGTTCATAGAGATAATTCATCAACAAACCAAAAACAAATGCACCGGCCACCCAGCAGGCCATCGCCACCCAGGGCAGATCGGGCCACAGGAAAAACAAGTGCGTCGCATGCCTGATTCCGAAAAATATCGATGAGACGATCGCAGCAAATGTAAAGCCCCTCGTCTTTCGAAGCACACCCTGAAGATATCCCCGGTAATACAATTCCTCGCCTACCGGCGCCCAGATGATGACGAAGAAGGCGTAGAGCATCTGCGCGCTGTCCGGCGTGACGCTGAACTTAACGGCGACGGCGTCTATCATATCGACGATGGCAGCGTTTAGGGAATAAAACGGATCGCCGCCCACCCCAAACCGGTCCAGTCCCCATTGGTAGAGCCAGGTAAACACGACTTTATCGAAGAACACGCCGAGAACGAGTATGGCTATGAATATCTTCCAGTATTTCCGCATTGCGTCGCGAAAGGATCCAAACCTGTACGTCTTCAACACAATGGGAATGGCAATGGCCATAGCGGCGTAAACGATAAAGTAGGGAGACCATGGAGCAATTCGACTTTCGAGCAGGACGATGATCGTCAGAATAATGCTGGTCCACACCACACCGCGTTCCGTTAGCAACCAATTTCTAATCTTCATAATTCCCTCCCACTTCTGCCCACCCCGCCGCAATCAACAAGGAAGCTGCGTGGTGAATTCCTTCTTGTCCTCGGCGCATAGCTGCCGGACGATGTTCCGGCCCGACGTCGCCACGATCTGCAGGCCTCCCCCCGGTTCGACCCACTGCCCGGTCATGTAAAAATCTTTCAAACCGGGCAAAGT encodes the following:
- a CDS encoding type II CAAX endopeptidase family protein, with the translated sequence MKIRNWLLTERGVVWTSIILTIIVLLESRIAPWSPYFIVYAAMAIAIPIVLKTYRFGSFRDAMRKYWKIFIAILVLGVFFDKVVFTWLYQWGLDRFGVGGDPFYSLNAAIVDMIDAVAVKFSVTPDSAQMLYAFFVIIWAPVGEELYYRGYLQGVLRKTRGFTFAAIVSSIFFGIRHATHLFFLWPDLPWVAMACWVAGAFVFGLLMNYLYERSQSLYLPMLVHFLVNIIGLVFM